The following are encoded together in the Geobacter sulfurreducens PCA genome:
- a CDS encoding IPT/TIG domain-containing protein translates to MKTKRTLQALVPSLLIPLLVPLGALAAPSITSVSNSTLSNGQVVTISGSGFGAKTTVAPQFWDTVENQSAYSGLANGATVPTGSGKPWETQCTWDGGACVKYSTTASEQRGLSTATYRATSTTQGLLEGRRIAGTNKIYVSWWWKPGTNPVSGDHSSKFIRLSSSSDVSNKTMSWTQMHNYIYRSDTGYCNNEGWANWNGNVGQWNFHEVMIDGASRTYSLKINGKYLANNSSWANCAAFNFDYVWMIGWDAGGNSPPAITSWMDDIYVDNTFSRVMICDNANFSSATKCEMQIPTNTWTDGQLQVTVNQGSFPTNSTAYLYVVDANGSPSASKQITFGTSSGGGTATIAPPSGLKVVN, encoded by the coding sequence ATGAAAACCAAGAGGACTCTTCAGGCGTTAGTCCCGTCACTCCTCATTCCACTTCTGGTTCCGCTCGGCGCTCTCGCTGCCCCGTCGATTACATCGGTGAGTAACTCAACGCTCTCCAATGGCCAAGTAGTTACCATCTCGGGTAGCGGATTTGGCGCAAAGACTACGGTGGCGCCCCAGTTCTGGGATACCGTGGAAAACCAATCAGCGTATTCGGGACTTGCCAATGGGGCAACTGTCCCGACTGGGTCAGGTAAGCCTTGGGAAACACAATGCACCTGGGATGGCGGCGCTTGTGTAAAGTATTCAACTACGGCCAGCGAACAGCGTGGGTTGAGCACAGCGACTTACAGAGCCACAAGTACAACCCAGGGATTACTGGAGGGTCGGCGAATTGCTGGAACTAATAAAATCTATGTCTCTTGGTGGTGGAAGCCTGGAACCAATCCAGTATCAGGTGATCATTCCAGTAAGTTTATAAGATTGTCCAGTAGCTCTGATGTGTCTAACAAAACCATGTCATGGACCCAGATGCACAATTATATTTATAGAAGCGATACAGGTTATTGTAATAACGAAGGCTGGGCTAATTGGAATGGCAATGTTGGCCAATGGAACTTTCACGAAGTAATGATTGATGGTGCTAGCAGAACGTATTCGCTTAAAATAAATGGCAAATATTTAGCTAACAATTCTTCTTGGGCTAATTGTGCAGCGTTTAACTTTGACTATGTTTGGATGATTGGGTGGGATGCTGGCGGAAACTCTCCACCAGCAATCACTTCGTGGATGGACGACATATATGTTGATAACACCTTCTCTCGTGTCATGATATGTGACAATGCCAACTTCTCCAGTGCAACTAAATGCGAAATGCAGATTCCCACCAATACCTGGACTGACGGGCAGTTGCAGGTTACGGTTAACCAAGGAAGTTTTCCCACCAACTCTACGGCGTATCTCTATGTGGTTGATGCCAATGGTAGTCCCAGCGCCAGCAAGCAGATTACGTTTGGTACCAGCTCGGGTGGGGGAACCGCAACAATAGCGCCTCCCAGTGGTCTCAAGGTTGTTAACTGA